Below is a genomic region from Sphingomonas sp. KR3-1.
TCAAGCGCGCGCTGCGCGACGGCAAGTACGGCAAGTTCAAGGTCGGCCATGGCGGCACGCTCGATCCGCTGGCGACCGGCGTGCTGCCGATCGCGATCGGCGAAGCGACCAAGCTGGCGGGCCGCATGCTCGACAGCGACAAGGTCTATGACTTCACCGTGACCTTCGGCGTCGAGACCGACACGCTCGATCTCGAAGGCAAGGCGATTGCGACCTCGGACGTGCGCCCCACGCTCGCGCAAGTGGAGGCGGTGCTGCCGCGCTTCACCGGACCGATCGAGCAGGTGCCGCCCGCCTATTCGGCGCTCAAGGTGGATGGCGAGCGCGCCTATGACCTGGCCCGCGCCGGGGAAGAGGTGAAGCTGGCGAGCCGTGCCGTGACGATCCATGCGCTGGACCTGATCGGATCCGGCCAGTTCGTGGATCGGGACGTGCTGGAGGACATCGACCTCCGCGCCCATGTCTCCAAGGGCACCTATATCCGCAGCCTCGCGCGCGACATCGCCCGGGCGCTCGGCACCGTCGGCCATGTCACGATGCTGCGCCGCGTGAAGGCCGGGCCCTTCACCCTGGATTCCGCGATTTCGCTGGACAAACTGGGCGAAGCCGCTAAGGGCCGCACCCTTGAACAACTCCTCCTGCCATTGAGGGCGGGGCTGGACGACATCCCGGCTCTATCCCTCACCCCCGACCAGGCAGGGCTGCTCCGACAGGGGCAGGTTCTGGCCGGGATCGCCAAGGAAGACGGCCAATATTTCGCGTGCCTGGAGGAGTCTCCGATCGCGCTGGTGGAGGCTCTATCCGGTCACATCCGGGTCGTCCGCGGCTTCAATATCTAAGCGATGTCGAAGGAAAGACTATGTCGATCACTGCAGAGCGCAAGGAAGCGCTCATCAAGGAACATGCGCGCGGCGGCACCGACACCGGCAGCCCCGAAGTGCAGGTCGCGATCCTCTCGGAGCGCATCTCGAACCTGACCGAGCACTTCAAGACGCATGCCAAGGACAACCATTCGCGCCGCGGCCTGCTCATGCTGGTCAACAAGCGCCGTAGCCTCCTCGACTATCTGAAGAAGAAGGACGAGGCCCGCTACACCGACCTCATCGCGAAGCTCGGCCTTCGCAAGTAACCGGAAAGGCGGCCTTCGGGTCGCCTTTTTGTCATCCGGGCACGCTAGCTGCCGGATCGCCTCCAACCCGGAGGCAAACGGGGAACGGCAATCCGGCCGATCCCGAGGAGCCACACATGGCTCAGCTCATAGGCCCCCGCTGCATCGGGCAGCGGGAGTGAAGGAAATCCAATGTTCGACAAGAAGACTGTATCGATCGAGTGGGGCGGCAAGACGCTGACTCTCGAAACGGGCAAGGTTGCCCGCCAGGCCGACGGCGCGGTGATCGCGACGCTCGGCGAAACCGTGGTGCTCTGCGCGGTGACCGCCGCCAAGAGCGTGAAGGAAGGCCAGGACTTCTTCCCGCTGACCGTCCACTATCAGGAGAAGTTCTCCGCAGCCGGCCGCATCCCGGGCGGCTTCTTCAAGCGCGAGCGCGGCGCGACCGAGAAGGAGACCCTGGTCTCGCGTCTCATCGACCGCCCGATCCGCCCGCTCTTCCCGGAGGGCTTCTACAACGAGATCAACGCCATCGCTCAGGTGCTGAGCTATGACGGCGAGAACGAGCCGGACATCCTCGCGATGGTCGCCGCGTCCGCCGCGCTCACCATCTCGGGCGTGCCCTTCATGGGCCCGATCGGCGCCGCCCGCGTCGGTTACGTCAACGGCGAGTACATCCTCAACCCGACCGACGCGCAGGTTGCCGAGGGCGAGCTCGATCTCGTCGTCGCCGCCACCTATGACGCCGTGATGATGGTCGAATCGGAAGCCAAGGAGCTTTCCGAAGAGGTCATGCTCGGCGCCGTGCTGTTCGCGCACGACGCCTGCCGCGAGATCGTCAAGGCGATCGTCAAGCTCGCCGAGCAGGCCGCCAAGGATCCCTGGGAAATCGCCGCGTCTAACGACAATGCGAAGTTCAAGGATTCGATCAAGAAGCTGATCGGCAAGGACATCGCCGCCGCCTACAAGCTGACCGACAAGTCGGCCCGCTCGAACGCGCTCAACGAAGCGCGCGCGAAGGCGAAGGCGAAGTTCGCCGATGACGGCCTTTCGCCCCAGGAAGTCATGGCCGGCATCAAGCTGACCAAGAAGCTGGAAGCCGAGATCGTCCGCGGCGACATCCTCAAGACCGGCAAGCGCATCGACGGCCGCACGACCACGCAGATCCGCCCGATCGAGGCAGAGACGCACTTCCTGCCGCGCGCGCACGGCTCGGCGCTGTTCACCCGCGGCGAGACCCAGACGATTGCTACGGCGACGCTCGGCACCCGCGACGCCGAGCAGATGATCGACGGCCTGGGCGGTCTGTCGTACCAGCACTTCATGCTGCACTATAACTTCCCGCCCTATTCGGTCGGCGAAGTCGGCCGCTTCGGTGCGCCGGGCCGCCGCGAAGTCGGCCACGGCAAGCTGGCATGGCGCGCGCTGCACCCGGTGCTGCCGTCGAAGGAGGACTTCCCCTACACGATCCGCCTGACCAGCGACATCACCGAGTCGAACGGCTCGTCGTCGATGGCGTCGGTCTGCGGCGGGTCGCTCGCGATGATGGACGCCGGCGTGCCGATCAAGCGCCCGGTCTCGGGCATCGCGATGGGCCTGATCCTCGAAGGCAAGGACTATGCGATCCTGTCGGACATCCTGGGTGACGAAGATCACCTCGGCGACATGGACTTCAAGGTGGCGGGCACGTCCGAAGGCATCACCACGATGCAGATGGACATCAAGATCGCCGGCATCACCAAGGAGATCTTCGAGGCTGCGCTCAACCAGGCGAAGGCCGGCCGTGCGCACATCCTCGGCGAGATGAACAAAGCGCTGGGCGAAGCCCGCACCGAGCTCTCCGCGCATGCCCCGCGCATCGAGACCTTCACGATAGACAAGTCGAAGATCCGCGAAGTGATCGGCACCGGCGGCAAGGTGATCCGCGAGATCGTCGCCACCACCGGCGCCAAGGTCGACATCGACGACGAAGGCGTGATCAAGGTCTCGTCGTCGGACACCGCGCAGATCGAGGCCGCGATCAAGTGGATCAAGGGCCTGGTCGAAGAGGCCGAGGTCGGCAAGATCTACAGCGGCAAGGTCGTCAATCTCGTCGATTTCGGCGCGTTCGTGAACTTCATGGGCGGCAAGGACGGTCTCGTCCACGTCTCGGAGATCAAGAACGAGCGCGTCGAGAAGGTCAGCGACGCCCTGAGCGAAGGCCAGGAAGTCAAGGTCAAGGTCCTCGAGATCGATCCGCGCGGCAAGGTTCGCCTGTCGATGCGCGTCGTCGACCAGGAAACCGGCGAAGAGCTGGAAGACACCCGCCCGGCGCGCGAGCCGCGCGAGGGTGGCGACCGTGGCCCGCGCGGCGACCGTGGCGATCGTGGCGACCGTCGTCGTGACGGTGGCGGCGGCCGCGGCGGCGATCGTGATCGCGGCCCGCGTCGCGAAGGCGGCGGTGATCGCGGTCCGCGCAGCGAGGGTGGCGATCGTGGCCCGCGCAGCGGTGATCGGGGGCCGCGTCGCGAGCGCTCGGAATCGAAGGACGAAGGCGGCGAGAATATCGGCCTGCCGGCGTTCCTCACCGGCGGCGACGATTGATCGCCTCGGCCTAGGCCGACGACAGGAAGAGGGGGCTCGGGAAACCGGGCCCCTTTTGTCCCTTCAATCTGGATCGAAAATCCACTGGACCCCGATCGAGGTCGTTTCTATCCGGCAACGACCGTGCTTTCCCAAGAAAGGCACGGCGTTAGTGCTTAGAATATTTCGAGATTTCAAAAGGGGGACTTCCATGACCAAGTTTTTCGCGGCTGCGGCTGCCACGCTCCTGCTCGCGCCGCTTTCGGCCTTTGCACAGGACGGCGCGCCCGCGCATGATTTCGCCGGCCCGCGCATCGAAGCGCGCCTCGGCTATGAGACGCCGACGATCAGCGACGGCAGCGGCAGCATCTGGAAGATCGGCAGCGCGGTTTCCTATGGCGGCGAAGTGGGCGTCGACATCCGCGCCGGCAGCAAGGTCGTCGTCGGCCCCTATGCCAATTACGAATTCTCCAGCGTCTCGCTGTGCGACGGCGCCGTCTGCCTCAACGAGAAGGGCAATCTCAGCGTCGGCGGCCGGCTGGGCTTCGTCGTCGGCGGCAAGACGCTGATCTACGCCAAGGCCGGCTATGCCAGCATCTCGCTCGAGGCGAAGGCCGGCAGCGCGAGCGACACCGAGAGCAAGGGCGGCATCCAGGGCGGGCTCGGCGTCGAGATCGGCCTCGGCAAGAAGGCCTATGCGTTCGTCGAGGGCAGCTATGCCGATTACGGCGATTTCTACGGCATCAACCTGCAGCGCCGCCACGTCGCCGGCGGCGTCGGCTTCCGCTTCTGAGCCAAGGCCTTAGCGCAAACCGGGAAGGGCGTCCGGCAACGGGCGCCCTTTTTGTCGGCTTTTTCCAAGCGCGTCTGGGAAATTACCCGCATTGTCCTGCCCTGGATCAGCGTGCCAAGCGTCATGATGCGCTATCACTGGGGCACGGGGGTTGGGGCGGATGACACAGGCCTATGGCGATGCCCGCTGGCTCGAGACGCTGCCGGTCCTCGCCGATCGGCCCTGGCTTCAGTTCGGCCTTGTCCTGGCGATCACCGGCACCGCGCTGCTGATCCGCCTGGCGCTCGGGCGCGTCCTGCCGCCCGGGCTGCCCTATGCCACGTTCCTGCCCGCGGTGATCCTGTGCGCTTTCCTGTTCGGGGTGCGCCCGGGGCTGCTCGCGGCGATCCTGGGCGGGATATTGGGCTGGGAGTTCTTCATCGAGAACCCGTTCGCCTCGCCGCTGCCCGGCACCGCGCCGTCGACCGTGCTCTACATCGCCGCGTGCGTGCTGATCCTCGTCCTGTTCCACTGGATGCAGGGCGCCACGGCCCGGCTGGTCGAGCAGCGCGAGCACAACCACCGGCTGGCCGAGACGCGCACCCTGCTCTTCCACGAACTCCAGCACCGCGTGTCGAACAATCTCCAGGTCGCCGCCGGCCTGCTCGCGCTGCAGAAGCGCCACGTCGCCGATGCCGCCGCCCAGCACGCGCTCGACGAGGCGGTGCGGCGGATCGCGACGATCGGCAAGATCAGCCGTCAGCTCTATCGACCCAATGGCGAGGCGCAGGGCGTGCGCGAGCTGTTCGACCCGCTGATCGCCAGCCTGATCGAGGCCAATGGCAAGCCGATCCAGGTCGCGATCGAGGATCCGCACGCGCTGCGCCTCGCCCCCGATGCCGCGGTGCCGGTCGCGCTGATCGTCGCCGAGGCCGTGGCGAACGCGATCGAGCACGGCTTTGCGGATCGCGAGCACGGCGCGATCGCGATCCGCTGCGTCGCGCTCGCGCCGGGCTTCGCGATCGAGATCGAGGATAATGGCCAGGGGCTGCCGGAGAGTTTCGACATGACGCGCAACGCCAGCCTCGGCCTGCAGATCGCCGCGACGCTGGCGGGGCAATTGGGCGGGCATTTCGCCATGGAGCCGCGCCCGCACGGCGCGCTCGCCCGCCTCGTCACCCGCGCCGCCTAGCTCTCGCGCCCCGGCCGATAGCGCAGCGCCTCGACGATCGCGGCGAAGGCCGGCGTCGGCTGGCGGCGGCTGGGATAATAGAGGTGATAGCCGGCAAAGGGCGGCGACCAGTCCTCGAGCACTGCCTCGAGTGCGCCGCTGTCGAGGTCGTCGCGCACCATGTTCTCCATCAGATAGCCGATGCCGAACCCGTCGAGCGCCGCCTCGCGGATATGGAAGATGCTGTTGAAGGTCAGCTGCCCGTCCACCCGCACGCGCTGCGCCCGCCCGGCCCGCTCGAACTCCCAGGCGTAGAGACCGCGCAACGTCGGCAGGCGCAGGTTGATGCAGCAATGGCCGGCCAGCTCCTGCGGCGTGCGCGGCCGGCCCGCCTTGTCGAAATAGCCCGGCGTCGCCACCGCCAGCATCCGCATCGGCGGGCCGATCGGCACGGCGATCATGTCCTTGTCGATGATGTCGCCCAACCGCACCCCGGCATCGAACCGGTCGGCGACGATGTCGACCAGCCGATAGTCGGTCTCGATCTCCAGCTTGATGTCCGGATATTTGGCCAGCGCCCCGCGCAGCCGCGGCCACAGCACCGTCTGCAGCGAGAACTCGTCCGCGGTGATCCGGATATTGCCCGCCGGCCGCTCGCGCAGGTCGTTGAGCGCCGAGACGTGCGTCGCGATCTCGTCGAGATGGAAGGCGACCGAGCGCAGCATCCGCTCGCCCGCCTCGGTCGCGGTGACGCTGCGCGTGGTGCGGTTGAGCAGCCGCACCCCGAGCCGCTCCTCCAATCCGCGCATGCAATGGCTGAGCGCCGAGGGCGTCACGCCGAGCTGCGCTGCGGCACGGGTGAAGCTCTTCTCGCGCGCGACGGCGACGAAGGCGGCGAGGTCGGCCAGGTCCTGACGGTTCATTGCTGAATTATGCTCATAAACCCGTTCAGATTGCAGCCCCTAATCGCCGGGCCGATCCGGCCTATCTCTGCTGGGCACGGGGCACCCCACATCGCAGGAAGACAACACATGCAGAAGCGCATTCTCGGCAATGGCCTCGAGGTCTCGGCGATCGGCTATGGCTGCATGGGGCTCGACCACGCCTATGGCACCAAGCTGAGCCCGGCCGAGGCCAACGTGCTGCTGCGCACCGCAGTCGAGCGCGGGGTCACCTTCTTCGACACCGCCGAGGTCTATGGCCCGTTCAGCAACGAGACGCTGGTCGGCGAGGCGCTGCGCCCGGTGCGCGACCAGGTCGTCATCGCCACCAAGTTCGGCTTCAACATCGAAGGCGGCGTGCAGCAGGCGGGGCTGAACAGCCGCCCCGAGCATATCCGCGCCGTCGCCGACGCCTCGCTCCAGCGGCTCGGCATCGAGCAGATCGACCTGTTCTACCAGCACCGCGTCGATCCCGCCGTGCCGATCGAGGAGGTTGCCGGCGCGGTCCGCGACCTGATCGCCGAGGGCAAGGTCAAGCATTTCGGCCTGTCCGAGCCCGGCGTCGAGACGGTGCGCAAGGCGCATGCCGTCCAGCCGGTCAGCGCGATCCAGAACGAATATTCGCTGTGGACGCGCGGCGTCGAGACCAACGGCATCCTCGCCGTCTGCGAGGAGCTGGGCATCGGCCTGGTGCCGTACAGCCCGCTCGGCCGCGGCTTCCTGACCGGCGCGATGAGCCAGGATACGGCTTTCGGCGAAGGCGATTTCCGCAGCCACCTGCCGCGTTTCACCCCCGAGGCGTTGGCGAAGAACCAGGCGCTGGTCGACCTGCTCAAGCGCATCGCCGCCGACAAGCAGGGCACGCCAGCCCAGGTCGCGCTCGCCTGGCTTCTCGCGCAAAGGCCGTGGATCGTGCCGATCCCCGGCACCACCAAGCTCCACCGGCTCGAGGAGAATCTCGGCGCCGCCGACCTCGTCCTCACCGCCGACGACCTTGCCGGCATCGCCGCCGCGCTCGCCGAGATCGACGTCGAGGGCGAGCGCTATCCCGAGCAGCTCATGGCCGTTGTCGGCCGCTAATCCTTCCAATCAAGGGAATTTCCAATGACCACCCAAGCCAAGGCCTATGCCGCCCAGTCGGCCACCACCCCGCTCGCGCCGTTCCACTTCGAGCGCCGCGACCTGCTCCCCGACGACGTCTCGATCGACATCCTGTTCTGCGGCGTCTGCCACTCCGATCTGCACACCGCGCGCAGCGAATGGGACGGCACGCTCTTCCCCTGCGTCCCCGGCCACGAGATCGTCGGCCGCGTCAGCGCCGTCGGCGGCGAGGTGACCAGGTTCGCGGTCGGCGACCTGGTCGGCGTCGGCTGCATGGTCGACAGCTGCGGGCATTGCCCGTCGTGCAAGGAAAGCGAGGAGCAGTTCTGCGAGACCACCGGCTTCGTCGGCACCTATAACGGGCCGGACGCGCATCTCGGCGGCCACACCTTTGGCGGCTATTCGGATCATATCGTCGTCAAGCAGGGCTTCGTGCTCAAGATCGGCCATGACGAGGGCGACCTGGCCGCGGTCGCGCCGCTGCTCTGCGCCGGCATCACCACCTATTCGCCGCTCAAGCATTGGGGCGCGGGCCCGGGCAAGAAGGTCGGCGTGGTCGGCATCGGCGGCCTGGGGCACATGGGCATCAAGATCGCCGCGGCGATGGGCGCGCATGTCGTCGCCTTCACCACGTCGCCGTC
It encodes:
- the pnp gene encoding polyribonucleotide nucleotidyltransferase; the protein is MFDKKTVSIEWGGKTLTLETGKVARQADGAVIATLGETVVLCAVTAAKSVKEGQDFFPLTVHYQEKFSAAGRIPGGFFKRERGATEKETLVSRLIDRPIRPLFPEGFYNEINAIAQVLSYDGENEPDILAMVAASAALTISGVPFMGPIGAARVGYVNGEYILNPTDAQVAEGELDLVVAATYDAVMMVESEAKELSEEVMLGAVLFAHDACREIVKAIVKLAEQAAKDPWEIAASNDNAKFKDSIKKLIGKDIAAAYKLTDKSARSNALNEARAKAKAKFADDGLSPQEVMAGIKLTKKLEAEIVRGDILKTGKRIDGRTTTQIRPIEAETHFLPRAHGSALFTRGETQTIATATLGTRDAEQMIDGLGGLSYQHFMLHYNFPPYSVGEVGRFGAPGRREVGHGKLAWRALHPVLPSKEDFPYTIRLTSDITESNGSSSMASVCGGSLAMMDAGVPIKRPVSGIAMGLILEGKDYAILSDILGDEDHLGDMDFKVAGTSEGITTMQMDIKIAGITKEIFEAALNQAKAGRAHILGEMNKALGEARTELSAHAPRIETFTIDKSKIREVIGTGGKVIREIVATTGAKVDIDDEGVIKVSSSDTAQIEAAIKWIKGLVEEAEVGKIYSGKVVNLVDFGAFVNFMGGKDGLVHVSEIKNERVEKVSDALSEGQEVKVKVLEIDPRGKVRLSMRVVDQETGEELEDTRPAREPREGGDRGPRGDRGDRGDRRRDGGGGRGGDRDRGPRREGGGDRGPRSEGGDRGPRSGDRGPRRERSESKDEGGENIGLPAFLTGGDD
- a CDS encoding histidine kinase dimerization/phosphoacceptor domain -containing protein gives rise to the protein MTQAYGDARWLETLPVLADRPWLQFGLVLAITGTALLIRLALGRVLPPGLPYATFLPAVILCAFLFGVRPGLLAAILGGILGWEFFIENPFASPLPGTAPSTVLYIAACVLILVLFHWMQGATARLVEQREHNHRLAETRTLLFHELQHRVSNNLQVAAGLLALQKRHVADAAAQHALDEAVRRIATIGKISRQLYRPNGEAQGVRELFDPLIASLIEANGKPIQVAIEDPHALRLAPDAAVPVALIVAEAVANAIEHGFADREHGAIAIRCVALAPGFAIEIEDNGQGLPESFDMTRNASLGLQIAATLAGQLGGHFAMEPRPHGALARLVTRAA
- a CDS encoding outer membrane beta-barrel protein, with translation MTKFFAAAAATLLLAPLSAFAQDGAPAHDFAGPRIEARLGYETPTISDGSGSIWKIGSAVSYGGEVGVDIRAGSKVVVGPYANYEFSSVSLCDGAVCLNEKGNLSVGGRLGFVVGGKTLIYAKAGYASISLEAKAGSASDTESKGGIQGGLGVEIGLGKKAYAFVEGSYADYGDFYGINLQRRHVAGGVGFRF
- a CDS encoding NAD(P)-dependent alcohol dehydrogenase, whose amino-acid sequence is MTTQAKAYAAQSATTPLAPFHFERRDLLPDDVSIDILFCGVCHSDLHTARSEWDGTLFPCVPGHEIVGRVSAVGGEVTRFAVGDLVGVGCMVDSCGHCPSCKESEEQFCETTGFVGTYNGPDAHLGGHTFGGYSDHIVVKQGFVLKIGHDEGDLAAVAPLLCAGITTYSPLKHWGAGPGKKVGVVGIGGLGHMGIKIAAAMGAHVVAFTTSPSKIEDAKKLGAHEVIVSRNADEMAAHANSFDFILDTVAASHDLDALTGLLKRDGTLTLVGVPEHAHPSPNVFNLVFKRRSIAGSLIGGIAETQEMLDFCHQHGLTADIEMIRMDEIETAYDRMTKSDVKYRFVIDMASLQEG
- the rpsO gene encoding 30S ribosomal protein S15, which gives rise to MSITAERKEALIKEHARGGTDTGSPEVQVAILSERISNLTEHFKTHAKDNHSRRGLLMLVNKRRSLLDYLKKKDEARYTDLIAKLGLRK
- a CDS encoding LysR family transcriptional regulator, with translation MNRQDLADLAAFVAVAREKSFTRAAAQLGVTPSALSHCMRGLEERLGVRLLNRTTRSVTATEAGERMLRSVAFHLDEIATHVSALNDLRERPAGNIRITADEFSLQTVLWPRLRGALAKYPDIKLEIETDYRLVDIVADRFDAGVRLGDIIDKDMIAVPIGPPMRMLAVATPGYFDKAGRPRTPQELAGHCCINLRLPTLRGLYAWEFERAGRAQRVRVDGQLTFNSIFHIREAALDGFGIGYLMENMVRDDLDSGALEAVLEDWSPPFAGYHLYYPSRRQPTPAFAAIVEALRYRPGRES
- the truB gene encoding tRNA pseudouridine(55) synthase TruB, whose product is MHGWIILDKPLGLGSTQGVSAVKRALRDGKYGKFKVGHGGTLDPLATGVLPIAIGEATKLAGRMLDSDKVYDFTVTFGVETDTLDLEGKAIATSDVRPTLAQVEAVLPRFTGPIEQVPPAYSALKVDGERAYDLARAGEEVKLASRAVTIHALDLIGSGQFVDRDVLEDIDLRAHVSKGTYIRSLARDIARALGTVGHVTMLRRVKAGPFTLDSAISLDKLGEAAKGRTLEQLLLPLRAGLDDIPALSLTPDQAGLLRQGQVLAGIAKEDGQYFACLEESPIALVEALSGHIRVVRGFNI
- a CDS encoding aldo/keto reductase, which translates into the protein MQKRILGNGLEVSAIGYGCMGLDHAYGTKLSPAEANVLLRTAVERGVTFFDTAEVYGPFSNETLVGEALRPVRDQVVIATKFGFNIEGGVQQAGLNSRPEHIRAVADASLQRLGIEQIDLFYQHRVDPAVPIEEVAGAVRDLIAEGKVKHFGLSEPGVETVRKAHAVQPVSAIQNEYSLWTRGVETNGILAVCEELGIGLVPYSPLGRGFLTGAMSQDTAFGEGDFRSHLPRFTPEALAKNQALVDLLKRIAADKQGTPAQVALAWLLAQRPWIVPIPGTTKLHRLEENLGAADLVLTADDLAGIAAALAEIDVEGERYPEQLMAVVGR